In the genome of Magnolia sinica isolate HGM2019 chromosome 2, MsV1, whole genome shotgun sequence, one region contains:
- the LOC131229824 gene encoding protein WUSCHEL, giving the protein MEPQQQQQQLQEDSSSSNSSKGSFLCRQSSTRWIPTTDQIRILKDLYYNNGVRSPSPEQIQRISARLRQYGKIEGKNVFYWFQNHKARERQKKRFTVDIAMQRGWKPEDSIPSKYTSMGFSPSSSSSCSSPPGMVAIGQMGSIGYGTVVMEKSFRECSISGGGYMGSSNLGWMGIETSSTYPRFDARKYMETMETEAPHIETLPLFPMHGQDDPNASNSFCTGKVDHFPGDYFPGWYFDDPGKGGTGTSLELSLNSYSGEHDST; this is encoded by the exons ATGGAACctcaacaacaacagcagcagctacaagaagacagcagcagcagcaacagtagcAAGGGCAGCTTTCTATGCAGGCAATCTAGTACAAGGTGGATTCCCACAACTGACCAGATAAGGATATTGAAAGACCTATACTACAACAATGGAGTCAGGTCTCCAAGTCCAGAGCAGATACAGAGGATTTCTGCTAGGTTGAGGCAGTACGGGAAGATTGAAGGGAAGAACGTCTTCTACTGGTTTCAGAACCATAAGGCTAGGGAGAGGCAGAAGAAGAGGTTTACTGTAGATATAGCCATGCAGAGAGGGTGGAAACCCGAGGATTCCATTCCCAGCAAGTACACCTCCATGG ggttttctccttcttcttcttcttcttgttcttctccaCCAGGTATGGTGGCTATTGGGCAGATGGGGAGCATTGGGTATGGAACTGTAGTCATGGAAAAGAGCTTCAGG GAATGCTCAATATCAGGTGGTGGGTACATGGGCAGCAGCAACCTGGGATGGATGGGAATAGAAACATCTTCGACCTACCCTCGCTTCGACGCCAGAAAATACATGGAAACGATGGAAACAGAAGCTCCTCACATCGAAACGTTGCCGCTATTTCCCATGCATGGACAGGACGACCCCAACGCTAGCAACAGCTTTTGCACGGGAAAGGTGGACCACTTCCCAGGTGATTACTTTCCCGGCTGGTATTTCGACGATCCTGGCAAGGGTGGAACCGGGACGTCGCTCGAGCTCAGCCTCAATTCCTACTCTGGAGAACACGACTCCACGTGA